The window AATCGGCCGGGAAGTCATAAGCCGCGGACGCCCACATCGCCCAGTTCATGAAGTCGGCGCGCGGGTCCTTGGCGTAGGAATTGCCGTCGAAATAATCGCCCACCGCAAACCGCCCAATGGTCAGTGTAACGCGATCGATGTCGCGCTTGCTGGCCAGTTGCATCGGGCCGTCGGCGACATCCTCCTGTTCGCCGCCGAGGCCGAAGGTCTGGCGGAAGATGTAGCGCTGCGGCCGGAATTTTGGATACTCCGCGCCGCCCTTCTGTGCCTCGCCATTGGAGAAGCCGGCAAGGCCCAGCGTGCTGCCGATGCCGAAGCCCTGTGCCAGCTCCGGATTGAAATAGAGCTCGCCGCCCTGCCACAGCCGCACGCCGATGAAGGCGTCCACGGTCCAGGTCTCGCGTCCCCGGCCGAGGCCCGGCAGGCTGTTGCTGCCCTGATAGGGCGCACGGAACGTCGGATAGGCCTGGGTGATCAGCGTGGTCTGGCCATGCACATTCCAGTTGGTGGACTCCGGCAGCACGAGTTTCGGCGCCACGCCGGACTGCCACGGCGGGGTGTCCCAGAGCCGGTAGTTCAGCCCGAGCTTGAGCATGTGCAGCTTGGGATCGACCCGCGCACCGAATGGCGGGGCGTCGAACGCGAAGTCGCGCGCGCCCAAATCGATGTAGTTGTATTCGAGCTTGCCGCTCCAGCCCTGGCCCAGCGCGAGTTCGAGGCCGGCGCCAGCTGCCCAGCCGACATGCAGCCGCGCATTGTGGCCGGCCACGCTGCCATCGGCATCGTTGACGTCCACGACCGTGCGCCCCCAGGCGAGGCCGCCGGTGACATACGGCAGCCACGCGCCGGTGGCGTAGCCGATCCGGCCGCGTACGGTGCCGAGATGATCGAAGGTGGTGTCGAACGGCGCCGGTGTCCGCTTGCCCTGGTCGATCGGCCCCATGAACGACATGTCGGCCTCGAGGCCCAGCACCACGCGGTTCGGCAGTTGAACGTTATAGCCGGCCTGGAAACCCCCGGTCATGCCGGTGAGGCTGTGCGGCAGGAACACGGCCTGCAGCGGCAATCCGTTGCTGTCCGGCCCGAGGTTGCCCGCGCCATAGCCGACATGGCCGCCGAGATAGAGGCCAGTCCAGTTGATGAAGGGGACGGGGGCGACGGCTTTCAACGGCAAATCCGCGGCCTTCGCCTGATGGCCCGTCATCAGCGCGATCAGGATGGCGTTTGCAAATACGATGGTCTGTTTCATGAATCACTCGGCTTGTCGTCGGTGTCAGTTGGTTGGCTGTTGTGCGGGAGAAGTCATCGCCACAATCTCCAGCTCAGGCGGCGCAATCCTGC is drawn from Bradyrhizobium prioriisuperbiae and contains these coding sequences:
- a CDS encoding carbohydrate porin, with the translated sequence MKQTIVFANAILIALMTGHQAKAADLPLKAVAPVPFINWTGLYLGGHVGYGAGNLGPDSNGLPLQAVFLPHSLTGMTGGFQAGYNVQLPNRVVLGLEADMSFMGPIDQGKRTPAPFDTTFDHLGTVRGRIGYATGAWLPYVTGGLAWGRTVVDVNDADGSVAGHNARLHVGWAAGAGLELALGQGWSGKLEYNYIDLGARDFAFDAPPFGARVDPKLHMLKLGLNYRLWDTPPWQSGVAPKLVLPESTNWNVHGQTTLITQAYPTFRAPYQGSNSLPGLGRGRETWTVDAFIGVRLWQGGELYFNPELAQGFGIGSTLGLAGFSNGEAQKGGAEYPKFRPQRYIFRQTFGLGGEQEDVADGPMQLASKRDIDRVTLTIGRFAVGDYFDGNSYAKDPRADFMNWAMWASAAYDFPADLPGFTRGAVVELNKKDWALRAGVFQVPSQPNSDSLTWNSGGGVVELEERYAILGQPGKLRLGVFGTRGNTANYRDALGIVVADPALDINAVTAAIRKENWKYGFYLNGEQQVATDIGLFGRFSWNDGQNEILSFTDIDRSLSGGISVKGSYWGRPNDTIGFGGAVNGLSRAHRDFLAAGGNGLLIGDGRLNYSTEKILETYYAFAIDKSVTLTADYQLIANPAYNADRGPVSIFSGRVHAEF